TACTGGATCGGATCCGGCGGTAATACGCTGCCACGCCTTGAAAGTTGGCAAGTGATGCACCCACTTCCATATCATGAAGGAATCACGGAAGACGTGTATGGCAATCTGTTTAAAAATGTTGGACGAAATGAAGAAGGCGTTCAACGCTATTTTTCAGCTCGAGCTGAACACCTGGGGAAATCTCCTGTGGTAGCGTTTGATTCGACCACAATCTCGACCTATTCTGAAAATCAGTCGGAGGCAAGACAAGGGTTCAACAAAGCTCAAGACGGACTCAACACGATCAAGCTTTTAACCCTATATTCCGTGAAGTCTGGCGAACCAATAGCCTTCTCCAAACAACCAGGCAATGTTCCGGATGTTATCTCTATTGAAAACACTCTGACACAGCTTAAATGCCTCCATCTTGAAAAACCTCTGGTTGTTACTGATAACGGCTACTATAGCCAGAAAAACATGATGGAATTTTCCTTGCGCAATGTGAAATTTTTGACCCTGGTTGACCCCAACATTACCTGGATCCGTGAGACAGTTGATGCACTTCGCCCAAGTATAGCGAGTATGTCCAGCACCTGCCCGTTTGATCCGTCAATTTGTGGCGCAACTTCGTGCTTAACACACCAGTTCAGTAAAGTTCGCCAGCGGTCACGCAACGGCACAGCTGCCGGTGAAAAAGAGACATTCTCGCGCCGCCTGTATGTCCACATTTATTATTCCCCCGACAATGAAGCCAAGAAAGAACTCGCCTTTCGCAAGGATTTGCTTGACCTAAAGATGCTGGTGGAAGAGAACACAACAGAATTTACGGAATCAGCGCAAAGAAAAATAGACAAGTACCTGACAAGCTCCAGAAAGGGGCGTGGGGGACAGTTGAAGGTTGGGTTCAACGATGAG
The DNA window shown above is from uncultured Desulfobacter sp. and carries:
- a CDS encoding transposase; this translates as MSKPITGKNHVGERREKRPNGDIYVYERITAYNEKTRKTYTVSQKLKGKIKSGTQKIVPTRPKKRKGEGSIPGATRQHTGLTDILEWVGKASGIDDDVYASFSEGDAAKILSIARYWIGSGGNTLPRLESWQVMHPLPYHEGITEDVYGNLFKNVGRNEEGVQRYFSARAEHLGKSPVVAFDSTTISTYSENQSEARQGFNKAQDGLNTIKLLTLYSVKSGEPIAFSKQPGNVPDVISIENTLTQLKCLHLEKPLVVTDNGYYSQKNMMEFSLRNVKFLTLVDPNITWIRETVDALRPSIASMSSTCPFDPSICGATSCLTHQFSKVRQRSRNGTAAGEKETFSRRLYVHIYYSPDNEAKKELAFRKDLLDLKMLVEENTTEFTESAQRKIDKYLTSSRKGRGGQLKVGFNDEAIAEAKKYFGYFALVSNQAMDTFTALENYRLREKIEELFAVQKGRLDGARPRTWYPDNLRGRQFTQFVSLGYHCFLTKKIKEIQSRLREKESGKTQSLIKLEKKLENWIAQRSLSQILDWFDCIETTKVQTAMGNYRWSTESVARDRLFLKYLGVRPE